In the genome of Raphanus sativus cultivar WK10039 chromosome 4, ASM80110v3, whole genome shotgun sequence, one region contains:
- the LOC130510423 gene encoding probable transcriptional regulator SLK3 gives MLGTLVPRDMWQCSLCGTKSGKGVEATFDVLARLFETKYASGVVDELLSLEGQREYRLSNGLMVLEYRKTVQTTVYEQCRVVHEGPLRIIFSQDLKILSWEFCTRRHEEFIVRRLIVPKVNQLLQVAQKCQSTILESGSEGVSQQDLQTNSNIVLGEGRKLAKVMEPESLNQHGYPKKYARALQIHEVVKSMNDLMDFTFEHKIGPIEGWKRLSEQTETMRLQRQRMQEMEQLGNSGAMMNRWSAQSQMDGLTSGNNNNSYNHHHHSSAQAVAALTNNNNQTMLMGRLNAMNTGRLEEGFPSQRPTPNPNQSPYWSDQRQNLATGGFLSSPQMQQQQQQHGTPNTLQQTHLPPEDATEIPDDFSDDNFQ, from the exons ATGCTTGGCACGTTAGTACCACGG GATATGTGGCAGTGTAGTCTCTGCGGCACCAAGTCTGGAAAAGGAGTTG AGGCAACTTTCGATGTGCTTGCCAGACTATTTGAAACCAAATATGCTAGTGGCGTCGTTGATGAGCTCTTATCTCTGGAAGGTCAACGAGAATACAGACTTTCCAATGGACTGATGGTATTGGAATATAGAAAAACGGTTCAGACAACTGTATATGAGCAGTGTCGTGTTGTTCATGAGGGCCCTCTTCGCATCATATTCTCTCAAGATTTAAAG ATACTGTCTTGGGAGTTTTGCACTCGGCGTCATGAAGAGTTTATTGTCCGCAGACTTATTGTTCCGAAG GTGAACCAGTTGCTTCAGGTTGCACAGAAATGCCAGAGCACGATTTTGGAAAGTGGGTCAGAGGGAGTTTCTCAGCAGGATTTACAAACAAACAGTAACAT AGTCTTGGGAGAAGGACGAAAGCTGGCAAAGGTCATGGAACCAGAGTCTCTGAATCAACATGGCTATCCGAAAAAATATGCCAGAGCTCTACAG ATACATGAAGTTGTCAAGAGCATGAATGATCTTATGGATTTCACATTCGAGCACAAAATCGGCCCTATCG AGGGGTGGAAACGGCTTTCGGAACAGACAGAGACAATGAGGCTCCAGAGACAGAGAATGCAAGAGATGGAGCAGTTGGGGAATAGTGGAGCAATGATGAATAGGTGGTCAGCTCAATCTCAGATGGACGGCCTTACTTCTGGCAACAACAATAACTCCTACAATCATCACCATCATAGCTCAGCTCAAGCCGTTGCTGCTCtgaccaacaacaacaaccaaacCATGCTTATGGGGAGGCTAAATGCTATGAATACGGGCAGACTAGAGGAGGGATTCCCGAGTCAGCGTCCaaccccaaacccaaaccagAGTCCATATTGGTCTGATCAGAGGCAGAACTTAGCAACAGGTGGATTTCTCAGCTCTCCCCAGAtgcaacagcagcagcagcagcatggCACTCCCAACACGCTTCAGCAGACACATTTGCCACCAGAAGATGCCACAGAAA